The Rosa rugosa chromosome 3, drRosRugo1.1, whole genome shotgun sequence sequence gactccatcatTGCTggttccaagagttccaccagccaaggtttcctacaacaagcaggagaatatcagaattttctagagaaaataaagggaattaaaatgtaaagaccacaaaaacgaggaatcctgatccagctaggatttttcatgaatttatctttttccgcttatttcacgccaaacactctacaagactcttaaaatgacttgatgactcaaaacacgaaagttaagggagaaacaaggctgaaatggggcatatactcaataatatcgtcgcactttatgctcctatcaagtgCTATACACAATAACTATCTTCGCTACCCCTCCAGCCAAGTCTGATTCTTTGGAATATGAGGAGCTCCAAAAGAAGATCACTGAATTGGAGGATTGATGGGCTGGTCAAGCTCTGGTGGGAAAGACTGGGGGGCGGTACCAATCTACGCCACTCTCTGCCCTGTCACCACCCGATCTCCACCGTTGTAGCCACGCCACACCACCAGCGACCGGCGTCCTTGGGTTTCTCACTTAGACGGAGCCTCAATTCCGCAGGAGCACTAATTGCTCAATCCCCCAACGGGTGATGATCGAAGTCGAGCCCTTGTGAGATTAAGCTATAAAGCCTATAACCCAAGAATGAGATTAAGTTATAAAGCCCAAAATTCTACAAAAAGCAAACCGCCAAAGGAGAGAAAAGATTTCAGGAGCAGAAGCACAATGAAAAACAGAAAGAGTGCCATATTGAGGATATGATCAAACCATCTCCCCACCCTACCTATTTATAGGGTAAAAAAACCGCCACTAACCGCCTCAAGATAACCAATGGTCGCGCCGCTTTAATGACCTGCAATAATGACAACGcaccaaaaataaatatattcaACGCACGGGGGACTATCAACCCAATACAAACTTTCATATTCCCAGGACAAAAAAGACATCCCAAAAAGAAGACCAATCTGTCAATGTCTCCAAAAAATCCAAAGCATTTACACATCCAGCAACCCTATTGCTAGCAGAGCAAAActaagaaaaaacaaagaaattatGTCTCACCCTCGGCACTGCGCGCCTGCTCCTCCGCCCGATCTCGCTCCCCAACATTCTCCCCTAGCAACTCGACCTCGGCATCCACGCGTGCCTCCCCTTGCTCGCCAATAATACCCTCCGCCTCGCGATCGCCAGCCTGGCTCGAGACATGCTCTGTTGCAGCAGCTGGCTCGCGGATCACAATCCCAACGCTCCGACCACCACTACCGGCACTAGCTTGCAATCGCGCCACTTTCTTCACCTGCATATCATGGACCATCTTCTCCTTATCAATCCAGCCAGCGGCGATACCATCACGGATAGAGTGCAAAGCCCCATCCGAGAAGGCTTTATTCATCTTCTCTTGAAAGGGCGCCGACTTGAGATAGAGATCCAATGCCTTGTCGGCACTGTCACGCTTGGCCTTCTTAAGCTTATCATCATGGGTCTCGGCGGCGGCACGCAATTGAAGGTACTCGTTGACAAAGTCACTAGCCCGAGTCCGTTGCTCAGCCAACTCCTTCCTCAGTTGCTCCAACTCTGCCTCCCTCTTGCTAGCTTGGCATTCGACGACCCTCAGGCGGTCAACTTCTCCTTGCAAAGTACCCACTTGTCCCTCCAATTCCACCACACGATCAGGGTAGGGAGCCAAGCTCTCCAAGGCGGCACCACGCAGCTCTAACTCGGCATCGCGCTCTCGCACCTGCCTCTCCAAGGTTAGGAGTAGGGGTCCTAACCTGCTCCAAGGCTGAAGCCAATCTCTGCTCTTTGCAGCTTCCCGGTCAGATCCAGGTTTGACTCCCTCAAGGGGGCAACAGTGTCCTCGACCTCCCGACGACGAGATTCCTCCATCGCGAGAGCTCGCTCCAGTTCCATCCTCCTCGCGACTCCATCATCAATCGCCTGCCTCATCTCACCCCGCTCCACTTGACCGTGGTCCAACGCATCCTGGAGCTCGCACTCCTTTTCTCTCTCAGCATTCAGCTCGCCCTGCAGCCGGGCTATCTCCTGATCAAAATACTCAAGCAGCTCGGCGGAGGCTTGATAATTCATGTTCACAGCCTACATCGCGCGCCACCCAATTAGAACATGCACAAAATGACAAAAGGCAATGCAAGCATACAAGTAGATCGCAATACATGCCCTCATCAACCTCTCCTGCGCTTCCCGATACCCAAGACGAGGATCCTCAACATTCACACGACTGTGATCACGATGGCAATTCCGCAAGTCGGTGACCATATGTAGAATGGCACCATCCGTGATCCCTATCTCGCCAAGAGTGCGCGCGAGACCCCTAGCAACCTCGTCACGAGAACCCCGCCAGCCCCCACTTGTGGATCTCAAGCGCACCACACCATCAACCCGAGCCCTCTTACCTCCACGGGTATTGACTAACACCCATCGGGGGACTCCCGAGACAAAGCTGTGAAGCAACCCTCTTCCTCGGCCCAGCTCCGTCGATGCGAGcatgttaacgttagaaatccgaggggatctctagttagcatcaaagagagagagatagagagagagaaagagttgacacgggatgtatagtggttcgcctccgcatgagcgggagactacgtccacttgaatgttgtactagtgtgttgagccttgcggcctaacaagattacaagagatgtaatgggatgaatggtgtttaagtgggaggagagttccttttataagtcaaggaagccatctcctatacttgttcttcgatgtgggacaagcaaccatacaattctagctagttcaagaagcatgtagaaagccatgttgtggaggcatcttggcaagggcgggaaggtggcttcccggtggcggatttgcgacttccggataccgccgcgtagcctgaacatagggctacacgatgcatgtctcggttgggccttgccatgtcttgtggatgtcccaaagtgggtgttacttatgcttggtgatgtagagaactagccttgctagtggaGGTATCTACAGAGCACAAGTCTCAAACACTCGAGTCCCATCCACCTCGCCAGCCTGGGCAGGGACCTCCGTCTCAGCAACCTGGGTACCCCCGACATCGCCTTCTATAACCTCATGCCGTGCTTTAGGAGCCTCGGCAACCGGTATCGCATCACCCACGGCCTGGCTGGTCACCTCCGCTTCCCCACTGTCAACAGTAATGACCTCTCGCGATACCGGACTGCCAACATCGTCACCAAAGACAGCGTCCAACTGCTCTAACACAGCATCCTGTACCAGGCGAGCCTTGGTGCTGGTATCACTTTGGCGCCGCTCAACTTCCTCGAACAACTCCTCGACGGAGATCTCCACTTCGACCATCGGCTCTGATGGCCGGTCCACGACGCCACGTTCTACCCCTCCCGTCGAGACACGGGGGGACTGTCTCGTACCTTCCTGAACCTCGAGAGGCTGGCGCTCCCCAACGAGTACTCGGGAACGTTGACCAGCCTCGTCCGCTTGTTCCTGAAATTGAGTAGCTTCCCCAACACCTGGCTCTAGCTGACCCTGATTTAACTGCCCCTCAACACCCACTTGCTCCTCGGCCCATTGGTTGAGATACTCCAACACAGTATCGGGGAACCTCAGATACATCTCGTCAGGCAACAGCATGCTAACCCGATAGTTTGTCACGCGCACTTTATCAGGAAGTTTGACGTCCACTCGCCTTGCCATTTCCGATTATCGCAACAGCTCCCTGATGATAACATCAATATCCACCTCCGCGTACGGGGCGTCACTCTTGCTAGCAGCCTCGTTAGGCATATCCGCTGCAACATGAAAATAATGTTAGGACCGTAAACAGAGGAACGGTTAGACATCATAAACATTCAACAACCCCTCACCCGGACGCCTCCCCAGCTCAAACCTCTCGTATATCGGGAGCCTACACAGGCGATAGAACCCCCTCATCCCTCTGGAAAACGCGCCCAACACCCTCGCCACACGCTTCTGCTCTAGCGTGGTCAGGACAGCCTCCTGCCTCACTACGATATAAGGATACGCAGTTAGCACACGCCAATGACAAAATCCACCAAAAATGCAATCACGATACTCATAGATAGGCTGGAAACGAGTTGGAGCCATGTGCACCACGTTTGGATTCTGCCAGCGGCCCTGAACCAGGCAAGGCCTGCCCCGCCAACGAGCATAAATATTTGACTGAAAGTCCTCAATAATCGCGCGGCTGTGCGCCCTAAAATTAATGCACCCGCTATCGCCAACCCTCGTCGAGTATTGCATCTTAAACAAGGAGTTAAACTCGCCAATGTTGGGACATAGCAGTCTACTGAGCTTCGACAACAGCAATACCCCCATCACTTGCCTTAGTGCGTTTGGCGATAGCTGCCCCAGCGATACATGTAGGCACGAGAACAGATACTGCAGCTCCTCCGGTATTGGCAATGTTAGCCAACACTTAAGGTGATACTCATAAAAGCACGCCCACCCCATCTCGGTGTGGCTAAGGCATTCACCATCCCTCAAAGGGCGTAACAATACATTGCCCAGAATGCCCCAAGTCGTCCTCATTTCGGCGATCTTCTCCTCCGTCATACTCGGACCCGGTTGATCAATGGGTATATCGCCAAAGAGTAACCGCCCACGTGGCGAGTGAGGAATCTCTAAATCCTCGACATTCTCACCCTTGGGAGCCTCGGGGCCTGCGATATGCCCAACCCTACTCGGGACCCCACGAGAAGAACCCTCGCCACCTCCTCGGGAGGTACCCACGGCACCCCCGCGAGGAACACCCTCGCTACGCCCACGAGTAACACCCTCGCCACGCTCGCGAGGAGCACCTCCACCACCCCCTCGAGAAGTGCCAACACCACCACGAGAAACTCCTTCACTTCCACTAGAGGAACCCTTTCGCCTACCGCGACCGTGATGCTCCCATACCATATTGCGCGTAATACCCACAATTAGTCAATCGCCTCCTGTCTATCGCCTTCCCCGACCCGCcccacaaaatttcaaaatctaaTAACCTAGCCCGGAGTCGCAATAGCAAGCCCAACTCAACCCAAAATTCACCTTCTCCAAAGCCTAACCGGGCCTAAAGCAACCCAGAGCTCACCGGAAAATCTCACCTCCGGCAAACGACCCCCCTTAACAAAACCCACACACACAAATACTCTCGGACAAACCCAGGAAAGTCAAGAGACAACGTACCTGTTTACTCTTCCAACTGGGAAATAGAGACAACGAAGCAAACAACGCAGAATCCCGGCCACCAATCGAAAGATTCAAGCTCTCTGCAAGTTAAAGGCTCTAACTTTAACCAGTTCTTATCAACAAGAACAGAGGAACGGTAACCACCCCCACCTCCCTCCTCTGTCCTTATATAGGGACCTCGAGAATATAGGGACAGTTGGACGTGCAAGGACGACGACACCAGATCTCACCACATGTCCGACATCTCTGAGAGTTAGAGAGAAAATGCGTCGTCACCTCGACTCCTTACCACTACGCCATTATTACATGTTACGGATTCCAGTAGACCGGACTTCCCGCACACGAAAAATGAATGACAACAGCACACGTGTCACCAGGGCATACCCTATGGGCCAAAAGATGCATGAAACCCTAACACAGATGCGTGATAACGACACAACGCCAGTCGCGAGTACGAACTCCTCATCCCAGCCAAGACTCCTCTTAGatgggaacttgggggactgggGGTAATGATTGTACAGAAGCCATGTGGCATGCACTCGCCTTGAACTTCCGATACTTCTACCAAAGACAAACTCTccacccaagagaactcttgaccgggcacttgggggacttgttggtatACATATACCTCCTAGGCACAAGTATCGAAAGCACAAGACTCATATCGCCAATACAGAAGGAAAGCTCCCAGCTAAGGGTCTCGATACCCCTCTGGGCGATATCGGGAAAGCTCCCAGTTGAGGGTCCCAATACCCCTCTAGGCGATATCGGGAACCCCGATcgtcccacaccgaaagaaacgGAACCAAGCTTCCACACAtctgctacattaaggtcatctccaacaacccaaaaaggtaactgtttactatcgctttccattatcattatcttattccgatactgacttaggcatcggagcgtcgaaggccggcacacccggtcttccctctgacctttgtcTGTTTTGCAGATAAATGAGACCAACTGCGATAGTGACAGTCTAAGAACATCTCGTGATTCAGCTGGATCAGACTCCTGTAGAGACAGCTAAAACAGAGAAGATTCTTAGATCTTTAACTGACAGATCTAACTATATAGTCTGTCCAATTGAAGAGTCTAAAGATATTGATGAATTGTCCATTGATGAGTTACAAAGCTCTTTGATAGTTCATGAGCAAAAGTTTTATAGGCAGAATGGTGAAGAACAGGCTCTCAAGGTGTCTTATGATCATGAGGAGAAGTCAAGTGGAAGAGTCAGAGGCACAGGCTAAGGAAGAGGGCGCCATCCATTCAATAAAGCCATTGTTGAATGTTATAGGTGCCATAAGCTCCATCACTTCCAGTACGAGTGTCCTACATGGGGCAAAGGAGCAAATTATGCAGAGATGGATGAGCAAGAAGAGATGTTTTTGATGGCTTATGTTGAAATCAATAGGGCAAAGAGAGAAGATGCATGGTTCTTAGACTCGGGTTGCAGCAACCACATGTGTGGTGATAGATCCTTGTTTTCTGAGTTAAATGAGAGCTTTCGGCAAGTGGTGAAGTTGGGAAATAACACAAGGATGAGTGTTGCTGGCAAATGAAATGTCAAGTTGCAGTTGAATGGCTTCAATCATGTCATTTCAGGAGTGTTCTTTGTGCCAGAGCTGAAGAAAAATCTTCTAAGCATAGGACAACTACAGGAGAGAGGTCTGCTATTCTCATATAGGCAGGACAGTGTAAGATCTATCATCCACAGAGGGGATTAATCATTCAGACCAAGATGACTAATAATTGGATGTTTATCTTGTTCTCAGTCTCAAACAAGCAAATCCTAATTGAATCAGGAAACCGGCTTTCACACAACCTCTCAAGACATCACTCATCTTTGGCATTGTAGACTCGGCCACCTCAGTCACAAAGGCATAAAGACCTTGCAGCTTAAGAACATGGTTCATGGATTGCCTAAGCTTCCTGTTTCAGATGTGGTGTGAATTGATTGCTTGATAGGCAAGCAACACCGAGATCCTATCCCAAAAAGAAGTACTTGGAGGGCCTCACAAAAGCTAGAACTCAGACATGCCGATGTGTGTGGACCCTATTACTCCCATTTCCAACAGCCATAAAAGGTACTTGTTATGTTTTATAGACGATTTTAGTAGAAAAGTTGGTCATATTTCTTAACTAAAAAGTCAGAAGCTTTTACTTCATTCAAGTATTTTAAGAGTTATGTGGAGAAGGAAACTGATTTGAGCATTAAGTGCTTCGCACTGATCGTGGAGGGGAGTTTACCTCGGGGGAGTTCAATGATTTCTGTAAAAAGAATGGGATAAGAAGACAACTCACCACTGCATACACTCCTCATCAAAACAGAGTGGTAGAGAGAAAGAACCGGACTGTGATGAATATGGTGAGGTGCATGCTGTCCGAAAAGAAGATCCCCAATACCTTTTGGCCTGAAGCTGCAAACCGGACCATTTATGTCTTGAATCGTTGTCCCACTTTGGCTGTGAAAGATGTTACGTCGGAAGAAGCTTGGAGTGGTGTCAAGCCATCTGTAGAGCATCTTAGAGTCTTTGGATGTGTTTATCATGTACATGTGCCTGATGTAAGGAGGACTAAGCTTGAAGACAAAAGTTTCAGCTGTGTTCTTCTAGGAGTGAGTGAAGAATTGAAGGGTTACAGACTGTATGATCTTGTTGTTAAAAAGATAGTGATTAGCAAGGATGTTGTTTTTGAGGAGGATAAACAATGGGATTGGGACATAAGCTAGAATGACCAAGTGTTGGTTGATCTGGAATGGGGAGAGAATGAGGAACAAATCAATGATGCAGAAGAGTCTGAGGATGATGTTGAAGTTGGTGCAAAAGGGAGTGACATTGTTGAATTAAGTCCTATGACTGCAGAAGGATCCTCAAGTTAGTCAAGTCTGAGCTCAAGTGAAGAAAGAGATAGAAGGCCTCCGGTTTGGATGCAGGATTATGTGAGTGGTGAGGAGTTGTCTGAGGAAGATATTGATGTGAACTTGGCCTTATTTGCAAGTGCAGACCCTGTGTGTTTTGAAGAAGCTATGTGCAGTGACAATTGGAATAAGCAATCGACTCAGAAATCAGGTCCATTGAGAAGAATGGAACATGGATTCTCACTGACTTACCTGCAGGAGCAAAACGGATTGGAGTCAAGTGGGTATACAAGACAAAACTGAACGAGCATGGGGAGATAGAGAAGTACAAAGCTCACTTGGTTGCAAAGGGCTATACACAAGAGTATGGGATTGACTACTCCGAGGTCTTTGCACCAGTAGCCAGAATGGACACTGTGAGGATGATTCTTGCACTTGCATCACAAAGAAGCTGGATTGTATACCACCTTGATGCCAAGTCTACCTTTTTGCAAGGTGAGTTGACTGAGGATGTGTTCGTGGAACAACCTAAAAGATATGTGAAGAAGGAGGAGCCTCACAAAGTCTACAAACTGAATAAAGCTTTATATGGACTGAAACAAGCTCCTCGAGCTTGGTTCAGTCGAATTGAAGCTTATTCCTTAAGGGAGGGGTTTGAAAGGTGCCATAGTGAACAGACTCTCTTCATCAAAACAAACAATGAAGGTAACATCTTAATTGTTAGACTATATGTAGATGATTTATCTATACTGGTGTTAATGTGGTGATGATTGAGGAGTTTAAGAATTCAATGATGAGGGAGTTCAAGATGTCTAATTTGGGAAAGATGAAATACTTTCTCGAGATTGAAGTGTTGCAATTGAGTGATGGGATTTTTATTGGCCAAAAGAAGTATGCAATGGATGTGTTAAAGAGGTTTGGATGGAAGGAAGTAATGCAGTCTTAAATCCAATTGTTTCGGGGTTTAAGATTTCAAGAGATGCGAATGGAGTTGAAGTTGATGCCACCTTTTATAAGTAGGTTGTGGGGAGTTTAATTTATTTAACAGCTACTTGTCCAGATTTGATGTATGCAGTAAGCTTAATTAGCAGGTATATGTCACAACCTACAGAGCTTCATCTCATGGCAGCTAAGAGAGTGTTGAGATATGTGAAGGGGACAGTGAACTTTGGGATTCTTTACAAGAAGGAAAGGAACAAGGATTTAGCTGCATTCACCGATACTGACTATGCAGGTTGCTTGGAGGATAGGAAAAGTACGTCTGGATATGTATTCATATTGAGTTCAGGAGCAGTAGCCTGGTCTTCAAGGAAGCAACTGATTATCACTTTTTCGACAACAGAGGACAAGTTTGTTGCTGCTGCAGCATGTGCATGCCAGGCTATGTGGATGAAGAGAATTCTGAAAAAGAATGTCGCAACGAGTCTGTGGTAATTTTTAGAGAATTTTTTCGGACACCTGAagtatttattatgaatttctgaagtttGTGAATTATGAAAATtcatttaaataaaaagaaaaattcggATGCTATCTGAGCCGTCCAAATTATCCACCTCTAGATCTGAGCCGTTGGATTAAAGTTACCATTGGGTTAAATAGGAGTAGATGAGATCGGG is a genomic window containing:
- the LOC133737356 gene encoding uncharacterized protein LOC133737356 encodes the protein MGTWGTGGNDCTEAMWHALALNFRYFYQRQTLHPRELLTGHLGDLLLDQTPVETAKTEKILRSLTDRSNYIVCPIEESKDIDELSIDELQSSLIVHEQKFYRQNGEEQALKVSYDHEEKSSGRYECPTWGKGANYAEMDEQEEMFLMAYVEINRAKREDAWFLDSGCSNHMCGDRSLFSELNESFRQVVKLGNNTRMSVAGVFFVPELKKNLLSIGQLQERGLLFSYRQDSETGFHTTSQDITHLWHCRLGHLSHKGIKTLQLKNMVHGLPKLPVSDVV